A single window of Archangium gephyra DNA harbors:
- a CDS encoding PTS sugar transporter subunit IIA, with product MVGLVVASHGRLADELVATAEQIVGKLPAVATCNIEPGTSVEELRAKMRQAVAELDQGDGVIVMADLFGGTPCKESLMMCSERCQSGKLEVLAGVNLPMLLKANSLRSEDLPLAEMASQLASYGQRNITCASALLREAQQRQTQPAVPRT from the coding sequence ATGGTCGGCCTCGTAGTGGCATCGCACGGACGTCTGGCGGACGAGCTGGTAGCGACCGCTGAGCAGATCGTGGGCAAGCTGCCCGCGGTGGCGACCTGCAACATCGAGCCTGGAACCTCCGTCGAGGAGCTCCGGGCGAAGATGCGGCAGGCGGTGGCCGAATTGGACCAGGGCGATGGCGTCATCGTCATGGCCGACCTCTTTGGCGGCACTCCCTGCAAGGAGTCGCTGATGATGTGCTCGGAGCGCTGTCAGTCGGGCAAGCTGGAGGTGCTCGCGGGCGTGAACCTGCCCATGCTCCTCAAGGCCAACTCCCTGCGCTCCGAGGACCTGCCCCTGGCGGAGATGGCCAGCCAGCTGGCGTCCTACGGTCAGCGCAACATCACCTGTGCTTCAGCCCTGTTGCGCGAGGCCCAGCAGCGTCAGACGCAGCCGGCCGTGCCGCGAACTTGA
- the rapZ gene encoding RNase adapter RapZ: MNTDPAKHVVIITGMSGSGKSTAIRALEDVGFFCIDNLPVLLLPKLTELAGGGQFSHLALVVDAREGIFLHEAPRVLDEVRRAGHHVEVLFLDASDESLIRRFSETRRRHPLAPTGSVSEGIQAEREALKDLRELADQVIDSSVLNVHDLKRMVQARFNPEPASGPSLSVMSFGFRHGVPPQADLVFDVRFLPNPYFVPELKGLTGKDPRVASYVLDREETKQFVEKVVDLCRFLFPRYQKEGKAYLTVALGCTGGKHRSVAIAEELRKRLVGDHPRVQLWDRDVEKE, from the coding sequence GTGAACACGGACCCCGCCAAGCACGTCGTCATCATCACGGGCATGTCCGGCTCGGGCAAGTCCACCGCCATCCGCGCGCTGGAGGATGTCGGTTTCTTCTGCATCGACAACCTGCCGGTGCTGCTCCTGCCCAAGCTGACGGAGCTGGCCGGAGGCGGGCAGTTCTCGCACCTGGCGCTGGTGGTGGACGCGCGCGAGGGCATCTTCCTGCACGAGGCGCCGCGGGTGCTCGACGAGGTGCGCCGGGCCGGGCACCACGTGGAGGTGCTCTTCCTGGACGCGAGCGACGAGAGCCTCATCCGCCGCTTCAGCGAGACGCGCCGCCGCCACCCGCTGGCGCCCACCGGCAGCGTGTCCGAGGGCATTCAAGCCGAGCGCGAGGCGCTCAAGGACCTGCGCGAGCTGGCCGATCAGGTCATTGACTCCTCGGTGCTCAACGTGCACGACCTGAAGCGCATGGTGCAGGCGCGCTTCAACCCGGAGCCGGCGAGCGGGCCGTCGCTGTCCGTGATGTCCTTCGGCTTCCGGCACGGGGTGCCGCCGCAGGCGGACCTGGTGTTCGACGTGCGCTTCCTGCCCAATCCGTACTTCGTCCCGGAGCTCAAGGGGCTCACGGGCAAGGACCCGCGGGTGGCCTCCTACGTGCTGGACCGCGAGGAGACGAAGCAGTTCGTGGAGAAGGTGGTGGACCTCTGCCGCTTCCTCTTCCCGCGCTACCAGAAGGAGGGCAAGGCGTACCTGACGGTGGCGCTGGGGTGCACGGGCGGCAAGCACCGCTCGGTGGCCATCGCCGAGGAGCTGCGCAAGCGCCTCGTGGGGGACCACCCGCGCGTGCAGCTGTGGGACCGCGACGTCGAGAAGGAGTAG
- the hprK gene encoding HPr(Ser) kinase/phosphatase, protein MNSIRVSQLLEDREYDLRLTLVAGERGVQHRINSSRIQKPGLALTGFTEHLHPHRVQVFGNTEVSYLLTLPEQRQREVLDSLFQEELACVVVTKDIPPPPALLEACEKAGLALMRTPLLSSQFIQQVQAFLEEALTEASSLHGVLMDVFGVGILLLGKSGIGKSEIALDLVMRGHRLVADDIVDVTRRRPGVVYGAGNPVIRHHMEIRGLGIINIKDLFGVASVRERKKIELVIELHEWDPQQEYDRLGVEDRFMNIVGVDIPLSVVPVRPGRNMTTIIEVAARNQLLKQQGHHSAREFAERLNRAIAEGAMRRSMGEEVE, encoded by the coding sequence ATGAACTCAATCCGCGTCTCACAGCTCCTCGAGGATCGCGAGTACGACCTCCGGCTTACCCTGGTGGCGGGCGAGCGCGGGGTCCAACACCGCATCAACTCCTCGCGTATCCAGAAGCCAGGGCTGGCGCTCACGGGCTTCACCGAGCACCTCCACCCACACCGGGTGCAGGTGTTCGGCAACACCGAGGTCTCCTACCTGCTGACGCTCCCCGAGCAGCGGCAGCGCGAGGTGCTGGACTCGCTCTTCCAGGAGGAGCTGGCCTGCGTGGTGGTGACCAAGGACATCCCCCCGCCCCCGGCGCTGCTGGAGGCGTGCGAGAAGGCCGGGCTGGCGCTGATGCGCACCCCGCTGCTCTCCAGCCAGTTCATCCAGCAGGTGCAGGCCTTCCTGGAGGAGGCCCTCACCGAGGCCAGCAGCCTGCACGGCGTGTTGATGGACGTGTTCGGCGTGGGCATCCTGCTGCTGGGCAAGAGCGGCATCGGCAAGAGCGAGATCGCCCTGGACCTGGTGATGCGTGGCCACCGGCTGGTGGCGGACGACATCGTGGACGTGACGCGGCGCCGGCCTGGCGTGGTGTATGGCGCGGGCAACCCCGTCATCCGCCACCACATGGAGATCCGCGGCCTGGGCATCATCAACATCAAGGACCTGTTCGGCGTGGCCTCGGTGCGCGAGCGCAAGAAGATCGAGCTCGTCATCGAGTTGCACGAGTGGGATCCGCAGCAGGAGTATGACCGGCTGGGCGTGGAGGACCGGTTCATGAACATCGTGGGCGTGGACATCCCGCTGTCGGTGGTGCCGGTGCGCCCCGGCCGCAACATGACCACCATCATCGAGGTGGCCGCGCGCAACCAGTTGCTCAAGCAGCAGGGTCACCACTCGGCGAGGGAGTTCGCCGAGCGGCTCAACCGCGCCATCGCCGAAGGGGCGATGCGCCGCTCCATGGGTGAGGAAGTCGAGTGA
- a CDS encoding histidine triad nucleotide-binding protein: MSDCIFCKIRDGHIPARLVHRDDHCLAIEDINPQAPTHLLIIPLEHIPTMNDVTVEHRELVGHLHLTAAKLARQRGLADSGYRLVFNTRRDAGQTVFHIHLHLLGGRPMEWPPG; the protein is encoded by the coding sequence ATGTCCGACTGCATCTTCTGCAAGATTCGCGACGGTCACATTCCCGCGAGGCTCGTCCACCGGGATGACCACTGTCTGGCCATCGAGGACATCAACCCCCAGGCCCCCACGCACCTGCTCATCATCCCGCTCGAGCACATCCCCACGATGAATGACGTCACCGTGGAGCATCGCGAGCTGGTGGGCCACCTGCACCTCACCGCCGCGAAGCTGGCGCGCCAGCGAGGCCTCGCCGACAGCGGCTACCGGCTCGTCTTCAACACCCGCCGCGACGCCGGCCAGACGGTGTTCCACATCCACCTGCACCTGCTCGGTGGACGCCCCATGGAGTGGCCTCCGGGGTAG
- a CDS encoding chloride channel protein has product MDSSSQSGRTVRARLERQLLKLLAATNRLRLPGPSVLPVAGAVVGLYSGLAAGLFANLIALVSGLSLGFPRVLNAFLPESGTREALTRAFSEASWHFEYLIVGVPLGMGALVLARLILPGGPRDEVKRRLQVLGLLVLGALSLYYPLVALAAVNSVLGHMHDLGRSIQHLQPWLVPLLPMVGGLLVGHVLRNRPETHGHGVPEVVKAVEREGWLSGRDGVLKLVASAITIGTGGSAGREGPIVFGGAAFGSAVGRTLGFTRRELAILLASGAGAGIAASFNAPIAGAIFAMEIILREFQLRVFSPIILASVTATMVGRGVMGNAAMIQRVSYRMVSGWEIVFYAVLGLVTGLLAYVFIRLMHGVEDFFHGKKRGRLSAFLGRQPLPLRAALGGLLVGCLALVHPVVWGTGHESINEAALRALPLVMLASGFALKLVATALTLGSGGSGGTFFPMTVMGALAGGAFGEVLHAAMPGITAPSGAYAMVGMGGAVAALTRGPLTGLMMVYELSGNYAIILPLMVTCTLASALCHTLVERKAGVEPHSLRRAPVRALVVWMEPVGPELPASALRERLLTAPVAALPVRDAGGQLVGVVTASTLGERWRQVGDESTVEALADQAPAVSVDTTVGEALAAMDIQLVDALPVQGDGQVGVVTRVGLERFLRREQRKLQVEPAVSATEIPR; this is encoded by the coding sequence ATGGACTCTTCTTCTCAATCGGGCAGGACGGTGCGCGCCAGGCTGGAGCGCCAGCTGTTGAAGTTGCTGGCGGCCACCAACCGTCTCCGATTGCCAGGGCCCTCGGTGCTGCCCGTGGCGGGCGCGGTGGTGGGCCTCTACAGCGGGCTGGCCGCGGGCCTCTTCGCCAATCTCATCGCGCTCGTCAGCGGGCTGTCCCTGGGCTTTCCCCGGGTGCTGAACGCGTTCCTGCCGGAGTCCGGCACGCGCGAGGCGCTGACCCGGGCCTTCTCCGAGGCGAGCTGGCACTTCGAGTACCTCATCGTCGGCGTCCCCCTGGGAATGGGCGCACTGGTGCTCGCGCGGCTCATCCTGCCTGGAGGCCCTCGGGACGAGGTGAAGCGGCGGTTGCAGGTGCTGGGGCTGCTGGTGCTGGGGGCGCTGTCGCTCTACTACCCGCTGGTGGCGCTGGCGGCGGTGAACTCGGTGCTGGGCCACATGCACGACCTGGGGCGGAGCATCCAACATTTGCAGCCCTGGCTGGTGCCGTTGCTGCCCATGGTGGGGGGCCTGCTGGTGGGGCACGTGCTGCGCAACCGGCCCGAGACCCATGGCCACGGCGTGCCCGAGGTGGTGAAGGCGGTGGAGCGCGAGGGCTGGCTGTCCGGGCGGGACGGGGTGTTGAAGCTGGTGGCGAGCGCCATCACCATCGGCACTGGAGGCTCGGCGGGGCGCGAGGGGCCCATCGTGTTTGGAGGCGCGGCGTTCGGCTCGGCGGTGGGGCGCACGCTGGGCTTCACCCGGCGCGAGCTGGCCATCCTCCTGGCGAGCGGGGCGGGCGCGGGCATCGCCGCCTCCTTCAACGCGCCCATCGCGGGTGCCATCTTCGCGATGGAGATCATCCTGCGCGAGTTCCAGCTGCGCGTCTTCTCTCCCATCATCCTCGCCAGCGTCACGGCCACCATGGTGGGCCGGGGCGTCATGGGCAACGCGGCGATGATTCAACGCGTGTCCTACCGCATGGTGAGCGGCTGGGAGATCGTCTTCTACGCGGTGCTGGGGCTGGTGACGGGGCTGCTGGCGTACGTCTTCATCCGGCTGATGCACGGGGTGGAGGACTTCTTCCACGGGAAGAAGCGGGGACGGCTGAGCGCCTTCCTGGGGCGGCAGCCGCTGCCGCTGAGGGCGGCACTGGGCGGATTGCTGGTGGGATGCCTGGCGCTGGTGCATCCGGTGGTGTGGGGGACGGGGCACGAGTCCATCAACGAGGCGGCCCTGCGGGCACTGCCCCTGGTGATGCTGGCCTCGGGCTTCGCGCTGAAGCTGGTGGCCACGGCGCTGACGCTGGGCTCGGGAGGCTCGGGAGGGACGTTCTTCCCCATGACGGTGATGGGGGCGCTGGCGGGAGGAGCGTTCGGGGAGGTGCTGCACGCGGCCATGCCGGGCATCACCGCGCCGAGCGGGGCCTACGCGATGGTGGGCATGGGCGGGGCGGTGGCGGCGCTCACGCGCGGGCCGCTCACGGGGTTGATGATGGTGTACGAGCTGAGTGGCAACTACGCGATCATCCTGCCGTTGATGGTGACGTGCACGCTGGCCTCGGCGCTGTGCCACACGCTGGTGGAGCGGAAGGCGGGAGTGGAGCCGCACTCGCTGCGGCGCGCGCCGGTGAGGGCGCTGGTGGTGTGGATGGAGCCGGTGGGACCGGAGCTGCCGGCCTCGGCGTTGCGCGAGCGGCTGCTCACCGCGCCGGTGGCGGCCTTGCCGGTGCGGGACGCGGGAGGGCAGCTGGTGGGCGTGGTGACGGCGAGCACGCTGGGTGAGCGCTGGCGGCAGGTGGGGGATGAGTCCACGGTGGAGGCGCTGGCGGACCAGGCGCCCGCGGTGTCCGTGGACACGACGGTGGGCGAGGCGCTCGCGGCCATGGACATCCAGTTGGTTGATGCGCTGCCGGTGCAGGGAGACGGGCAGGTGGGGGTGGTGACGCGCGTGGGGCTCGAGCGTTTCCTGCGCAGGGAGCAGCGCAAGCTCCAGGTCGAGCCCGCTGTCTCCGCCACGGAGATTCCGCGTTAG
- a CDS encoding ABC transporter ATP-binding protein: MDTLLDIQGLSAGYGPAPVLRDVDCAVRAGELWVVLGPNGTGKSTLLKSVLGAMPWTRGRIHLLARERGEWEARALARNVAWVPQGFEPAEGFSGLELVLMGRSPHLGLWGLTSASDEAVAREVLEELGVAYLAERSCEAMSGGERRMLLLARALVQQPKLLLLDEPTAFLDVAHQVGALERVRARVDAGLGAVAVLHDVNLAAAFATHVLLLRDGHVLARGPAPEVLQRERLEALYGVPMEMASAPSGARLFAPRTRWTAEGR; the protein is encoded by the coding sequence GTGGACACGCTCCTCGACATCCAGGGCTTGAGCGCCGGGTATGGGCCGGCTCCCGTGCTGCGCGACGTGGACTGCGCGGTGCGGGCCGGAGAGCTGTGGGTGGTGCTCGGGCCCAATGGCACCGGCAAGAGCACGCTGCTGAAGAGTGTGCTGGGCGCCATGCCGTGGACGCGGGGCCGCATCCACCTGCTGGCGCGCGAGCGGGGCGAGTGGGAAGCGCGGGCACTCGCCCGGAACGTGGCGTGGGTGCCGCAGGGCTTCGAGCCCGCCGAGGGCTTCAGCGGGCTGGAGCTGGTGTTGATGGGGCGCAGTCCGCACCTGGGCCTGTGGGGCCTCACCTCGGCGAGTGACGAGGCGGTGGCGCGCGAGGTGTTGGAGGAGCTCGGGGTGGCGTACCTGGCGGAGCGCTCCTGCGAGGCGATGTCGGGAGGCGAGCGCCGGATGCTGCTGCTGGCGCGCGCGCTGGTGCAGCAACCGAAGCTGCTGCTGCTGGACGAGCCCACGGCGTTCCTGGACGTGGCGCACCAGGTGGGCGCGCTGGAGCGGGTGCGCGCGCGGGTGGACGCGGGCCTGGGCGCGGTGGCGGTGCTCCACGACGTCAACCTGGCGGCGGCCTTCGCCACGCACGTGTTGCTGCTGCGCGACGGGCACGTCCTGGCCCGGGGGCCCGCGCCGGAGGTGCTCCAGCGCGAGCGGCTCGAGGCCCTCTATGGCGTGCCCATGGAGATGGCGAGCGCGCCCTCGGGAGCGCGCCTGTTCGCCCCGCGTACGCGGTGGACGGCCGAGGGGCGCTAG